The Methanophagales archaeon genomic sequence TTCAAAGTCTGGGATTGCATCTACTCGCAGTGGTTTTACTTCCAGACTCGACTTGCCATGTAGCGAAGTAGGCAATCGAATAAGCCGTTTTATATCCGAGGTGACGGGTTCATCAGGTCTGTCTGCGGACTCAACACGAACTGTTCCTGTCACCAATCTCACAATACCTTTCCATATAGCAGGAAGCCTGGAGAATCGGGGTATTTGTCCGCTTTCTATCCGATTCATCACGGTTTGATCCTTTGCTATCCTGAGAACCTCTTTTATCTGTCTCCTATCCAGACTACTACCACTACCAGTGGTATTTCTTATCTTTCTAATAGCTTCCTCTTCCTCTAACCCCGCGAGCTCATGCATGAATTCAACCAAACCATCGAGTAGCCGTTTACCCCAGCCTTCCGCTATCAACTTCAGGTCTCCGTCTCCGGTTGCTCTCAGGAAAGTATCCATCTCGAGCCCGGTTGCAGTGATGTAATCTATGATCTCTCTTCTCTCTCGGCTACCAAGCTGACGCACCGCATCATTAGTTATATGTATGTGATAGCCTCTTGACCCTGAGAATACCACTTCCAGGTCCTCTTCATGGAATCCGAAATCATCGAGCAGGAAGTCAATCAGTTTCAATGTCTCACGTTTCACCAGTGCCAGCAGGTCTTCATAGGAACACCTCGCCAGTTCCGCTTCGGTCACCACATGGTCAGCATCGAGGTCAAAGATGAGGTCGGCACCGAGCCACTCTTTCTTGCCCATGGTGGCAGCGGGAAATTTATAGATGGCTGCGGAATGGAAAGCATGTGCGGGTGCATTATCCCGAATATAACTCTGGAGCTCTGTACCGGAGTTAAAGGCTTTATGCCTTCGCATCACTGTCTTTGAACTATAATACCGATCGAAGAATATGAAGCCCCATTCCCGCATCCACAGGTCTGACGGTAGTTTTAGCCTCGTACGCTTATAATACTGCTTGAATTTCGCATGCACAAATCGCATCGTCTGCTCGTTCATTACCCATAATTCATTGATTAATTCATGATTGATAAGTATAGTAATATAATGGATAGGAGTAAATTTATAGTAGTGATATAAGACTAAGATAGGAAGTGGGCCGGTAGCTCAGAAAGGTAGAGCAGTAGGCTCTTAACCTACCAGTCGGGGGTTCAAATCCCTCCCGGCCCGTGTTCATTAATGATGATACCATGAGTGGTTATTACGATGTAATTATAGTAGGAGCGGGTCCTGCGGGGCTCTTCGCCGCGAACGAATTGAAGGGCGAGCGAGTACTGGTGATAGATAAGGGCAGGGATGTAGAAGAGCGGCACTGTGTGATGGTGGAGACCGGAAATTGCATTCGATGTAAGGATTGCAACATAATGTGCGGTGTGGGCGGTGCGGGCACATTCTCCGATGGCACCTTAAACCTGAGACCAGATATAGGTGGCGAGCTTACTGAATTGTGCGATACAGATACAGCATGGCAGCTTGTGAACGAAGTGGACCGTATTTTTCTTACTCATGGCATGCCAAACGAGCTCTATAAGGGCACAGACGATGATGTAGAGCGGTTGGAGAGACGTGCAGCTTCTGTTGGTGCATCATTCATAGCGATAAATCAGCGCCACATAGGCTCAGACAGGACGAAAGGAGTGATAAAATCATTTGAAGACGACCTCAAGGCGCATGGCATTGAATTCCTGCTCAACACCACAGTTACAGATATTATCGTAGAGAATAATAAATGTGTGGGTGTGAAGACAGAAGAGGGTACTGAGATAAGAGGCAGGTGTGTTATCTTGGCGCCGGGACGTGTAGGTGCTTCCTGGGTTGAAGAGATGATCAAGAAGCATGGCATGGATGCTGAGTATGCAGGAATAGATGTGGGCGTGCGAGTGGAGGTGCCAGCAATAACGATGAACCCGGTGACGAAGATAAACAGGGACCCGAAGTTCCATATAAGAACAAAGCGTTACGACGATTTCGCACGGACATTCTGTACAAATGAGCGAGGTTTTGTGGTTAAAGAAGTGTATGACGATTTCATAGGTGTGAATGGTCATTCTCTAAGAGAAAAGAAGTCGGAGAATACAAACTTCGCATTCTTAGTGAAGGTGGAACTGACAGAGCCGGTAGAGAATACCACCAGATATGGACGTTCAATAGCGAAGCTGGCAACCACGATAGGTGGTGGTAAGCCGATAATACAGAGGATGGGCGATCTGAGGAGGGGCAGGAGATCGACCTGGGAGCGTATAAATCGCAACCTCGTGAAGAACACATTAAAGGACGTCACGCCCGGTGATATCTCAATGGCACTGCCGCACCGAATCACGATGGATATAATAGAGGGTTTGGAGAAGCTGGATGAGATCATTCCTGGTGTTGCCGCTGATTCTACACTGCTCTATGCGCCCGAGATAAAGTTCTATGCAATGCGTATGAAGGTGGACAAGAATATGGAGACTTCGGTGAGCAATCTCTTTGCCGCAGGTGATGGCGCGGGGTTATCGCGTGACATTGTCAACGCCGCTGCTACTGGCATACTCGCAGCACGCGGAATACAGAATAAGTTATAATTTGAAAGTTGAAGTTGAGAGATGGTGGAGGGCGAAGGGGAGCGGGAGCAGGAACGGAAGCGGAAGCGTGTGACGGGACTGATAGATAGTTACGGCAGGGAGATAAGGAGCTTGAGGTTCTCCATTATGAACCGATGCAACCTGAATTGTATTTACTGCCATGCGGAGGGCGAGGAGTACAGTGGTGGGGAGCCCCTGAGTGCTGAACTCATTATAGCAATAGCGAGGGTGGCATCTCGTTATTATAACATCAGGCGCGTGAAATTCTCAGGTGGGGAGCCCCTGTTGCGAGACGACCTCCCTGCAATTATACAGGCTATAAGGGTTTTTATGGATGACATCTCGCTGACCACCAACGGTACTTTATTGAGCAGTAAAGCAGCGGAACTCGCTGATTCTGGTCTCGACCGCGTGAATATCAGCCTTGATTCGCTCAGAGAGGAAAGGTATGATGCCATCACACGCACGAGAAACAATCTCAGCAGGGTGATAGATGGCATTTACACTGCTATTGATGCGGGTCTTACTCCCATCAAGTTGAACATGGTGCTGCTGAAAGGTGTGAATGACAATGAGATAGAGGATATGATAGAGTTTGTGCGGAAGTGCAATGAGAGAGGTAGGGATAGAGGTAGAGGAGATAGAGGTGTTGGGAGTAGAGAAGTGGTAATTCTGCAATTGATAGAGTTGATACCCTCTTTCAATTCTGCGATAGATATTTACAGACCTGACTTTGATAAACTTGAGGCTGAACTGAGAGCGAAGGCATCGGCAGTGAAGACGAGGCGGCTGCAGCGCAGGCAGAAATATATCGTGGATGGTGTGGAGGTTGAAGTTGTACATCCAATGGACAATACGGAATTCTGTGCGAATTGTACACGGCTGAGGATAACTTCAGAAGGAATGATAAAGCCCTGCCTGCTTAGAAACGACAATCTCGTACCCATTGAGCGAGTGGATGACGAGCATATAATAAGCAGATTGAAAATGGCAATGAGATACAGGGAGCCCTTTTTCAGGAGAAAAAAATATAAAGGATATGAAATAAGAGAATAAGTAGAAGAGCAATGGGTACACCAACGACTGCAGCATTGATAAAGGAAGCATTGGGGATAGAGAAGGCGAAGACAGACTCATCAACCGATTATGCAGGAGAGATATCCATCGAGCGTATAAAAGAGATAGCGAATAAGAAGCGTGGGGAGATGTTAGCAAAGACATTGAAGAGCGCTGTCAAAGAGGTGATAGGCACCTGTGTCTCAATGCGAGTGAAGGTGGAGGGTAAGGATGCGAAGGAGATAATGAGGGATATAGAAGCAGGCAAATATGACGGGGTGATAGAAAAGTAAGATGGAACCAGAAGAGATAATGGAGGCAGTGGAGAAGGCACTTAACTCGAAGAAGAGGGGTTTCGTTGAGAGTGTAGACCTGTGCATAAATTTGAAGAATGTGGATTTGAAGCAGCCGAAGAACAGATTAAACTTCGATATTACCTTACCGAATAGTTTCCGGGAGCCGAAGATAGGAGTCTTTGCATCGGGTGAGATAGCATTAAAGGCAAGAGAAGCTGGTGCGGAGGTGATAGACCCCGCGGAACTGAAGCGAATGGATAAGAAGAAAGCGAGAATGCTGGTAAACAAGTATGATGTCTTTGCTGCTGATGCATCCCTGATGGCTCAGATAGGGAGGAGTCTTGGAACCATTCTTGGACCGAGAGGCAAGATGCCCACTCCGATACCACCAGGAGTTGAGCCAACGCAGATACTGATGAGATTGCGACGAACCGTGAATATAAAGTCAAAGACCGCTACCTTCTGGGTGAATATAGGGCGTAAGGGCATGGACGCAAGAGCTATTGCAGAGAACGCAGCGGCAGTGATAAAAGCGGTTGAATCACATCTTGAACGTGGCTGGCAGAACATCGCGTCCATTTACATGAAGACGACGATGGGGCACGCAGTGAGGGTGGTGTGAGTGTGAGATGAAGAAGCGATTAAAGATAAAGAGGGGAAAGGCATGGAGGAAGGAGCAGATAGCACTTATAGCAGACCTTATCAAGTCGTATAAGACAGTGGGTATAGCGAAGGTAAGGGGAATAAGAGCCAGTCAGCTCCAGCGGCTGAGGCGAGAATTGCGTGATAATGCTCGATTACGAGTTTCCAAGAATAGTTTGATTGCCATCTCATTCAAGGATAGCGGTATTGATGAGATGACTGATTACATAGAGGATCAGATGGCATTGATATTCACGAATCTTGGAGCTTTTGAGCTGTACCGACTGACAGAAGCGAGTAAGATACCGGCGCCTATAAAAGCAGGCACAATTGCCCCAGAGGATATAGTGATTGAGGCGGGACCCACTGCGCTCAAGCCGGGACCGGTGGTCGGGGAATTACAGAACCTTGGCATTCCTGCGGGTATAGCAGGAGGGAAGGTAGAGATAAAGAAGAGGACAGTGGTAGTGAAAGAGGGTGAGCGGGTAACACCAGAGATAGCAGAGATATTAGCCAAGCTTGGGATCTACCCTGTGAAGGAGGGACTTGATCTGGCTGCGGTCTATGAGCGTGAGTCGGGTGTGCTCTTCAAGCCAGAGGTACTCTGCATAGAACCTTCTGAATATATATCAGAGCTATGTGAAGCGGCAAAGAGGGCTCTATCGCTCGCCACACACCTGAAGTATGTGTATCCCACCAGCTTCACTATAGGCGAGTTATTGAGAGAAGCAAGTATAAAATCACAGGCTCTTGCATATCATATCGCGTATCCGACACCACAAACGATAAAACCGTTACTCCAGAAGGCACATGCAGAGGCGATGAATCTCGGTTTGAACGCCTGTATATACAACAAAGAGACAATTCCCTACCTGCTAACAAAGGCACAGGCGGAGGCAGAAGCGGTGGCAGGGCGTATGGGCACGGGCAGTAGATAGGAAGTTTTATATACCATCTTCTTCTATAGGAGTAAGAGCATGTAGGATGGTGGAGTGTGTGAGGGGGGGGTGAGTGATGAAGGTAATCAAAGAAGATGATGGTTCTTGCGGCTATTCCGTGCTACAATGAAGAGTTTGCCATTGGGAGCGTGGTTCTGAAGACGAGGAGACGGGTAGATGAAGTATTGGTGATTGATGATGGTTCAACAGATGCAACCGCGGAGATAGCGCGTGACGCGGGTGCGAAGGTTATTTCTCACACGAGGAACAGGGGTAAAGGAGCAGCAATCAAGTCTGCTCTGGAATATGTTGCAGGTAATGGCAGGTTTGATATTCTTGTATTGCTCGATGGGGATGCACAGCATGATCCCGCTCAGATACCTCTGCTGATTGGGCCGCTTCGAGACGGCACTGCAGATATGGTCATCGGATTCAGGAACCCTGCACAAATGCCTTTTTACCGCAGAATTGGCAGGCGAGTGCTTGATTATACAACTGCGCTTCGTGGTATGACTACAGACTCGCAGTCGGGCTTCAGAGCTTTGAATCGCCGCGCTTTCGCTGCTTTAAAAAGAGAGAATCTGCGTGGTAATGGTTTTTCAATAGAATCAGAAATGCTTCTGGCAGCGAAAGCACTGGGGCTCAGAATAAAGGAGGTCCCGATTAAATGCAATTATAGGAACGGTGAGAAACCTACGAAGAACCCGGTAGTGCATGGTGTGGGTGTACTAAGCACACTCGTAAAGTTGATAGTGGAGGAGAGACCATTGATATTTATGGGAATACCAGGATTGGCGTTGACAATCGCGGGTTTATTCTTCGGTTTGAAGCTCCTGCAACTGTACAACCACTTAGGATACTTCTCTATACCTTTCACTTTACTTGCAGGCTTTTTCATCATTTTGGGCGTGTTCAGCATATTTATGGGACTGATACTGAATGTAGTATCGAGATTATTGAAGCAAGAGGGGAAAACTTTACAATAATATTGACTGAAATTGTCTATATATACCCCCTATTTCCTCTTTATAATGGGGATGGAAAAAGAGGCGATGGGTGAATATACAAAGACGGAGTCAATAGGGAAAGGTTCTTTATCCTGGAATAGACCAAAAGAATCAAGGCTGAATTGGAATCTCTTTGACCAGGTGTTAGAATTGCTTAAAGACTCGCAATGGCATTCGTTAAATGAGATTGAGGAGAAGATATCATTACCAAAGGAGGAGTTCGCACCCGTCCTCAAACTATTCGTTGAGCTCGGTTTCATATCGCGTATGGACGAAGGTAGTAAAGTTCGAATAAAACCCTTAGGTGTAGAATTTTTGGAACTACCTCATGAATAATGAATAAATAATAAGGGATAAGTGTGATCACCGAAGCATCCGCTCTATCTCCAGCAATTTCTGCATTATCTCCTTGCCTTTATCTGTGAGTCTGTATTCAGAGCTAACACCCCCTGAGTCAACTTCTTCTATAAAACCATGCTCCAATAAGAAATCGAAATATTTCTTGAAGTTGCGCCAATCCAGATATGCATTCTGCATGATACGCGTCTTCTTTGCTGCCCCTCCCTCCTCATGTATCCCCCTCAATGTATCCAATATAATCTCCCATCTACTCCTCGCTTTTATTCCCATCGGCACCTACCTTCTCTTTCGAGATGCTGTCTCCCCTTGTAAAAGGTACATGTTATTGT encodes the following:
- a CDS encoding 50S ribosomal protein L10, producing the protein MKKRLKIKRGKAWRKEQIALIADLIKSYKTVGIAKVRGIRASQLQRLRRELRDNARLRVSKNSLIAISFKDSGIDEMTDYIEDQMALIFTNLGAFELYRLTEASKIPAPIKAGTIAPEDIVIEAGPTALKPGPVVGELQNLGIPAGIAGGKVEIKKRTVVVKEGERVTPEIAEILAKLGIYPVKEGLDLAAVYERESGVLFKPEVLCIEPSEYISELCEAAKRALSLATHLKYVYPTSFTIGELLREASIKSQALAYHIAYPTPQTIKPLLQKAHAEAMNLGLNACIYNKETIPYLLTKAQAEAEAVAGRMGTGSR
- a CDS encoding glycosyltransferase is translated as MMVLAAIPCYNEEFAIGSVVLKTRRRVDEVLVIDDGSTDATAEIARDAGAKVISHTRNRGKGAAIKSALEYVAGNGRFDILVLLDGDAQHDPAQIPLLIGPLRDGTADMVIGFRNPAQMPFYRRIGRRVLDYTTALRGMTTDSQSGFRALNRRAFAALKRENLRGNGFSIESEMLLAAKALGLRIKEVPIKCNYRNGEKPTKNPVVHGVGVLSTLVKLIVEERPLIFMGIPGLALTIAGLFFGLKLLQLYNHLGYFSIPFTLLAGFFIILGVFSIFMGLILNVVSRLLKQEGKTLQ
- the moaA gene encoding GTP 3',8-cyclase MoaA; the encoded protein is MVEGEGEREQERKRKRVTGLIDSYGREIRSLRFSIMNRCNLNCIYCHAEGEEYSGGEPLSAELIIAIARVASRYYNIRRVKFSGGEPLLRDDLPAIIQAIRVFMDDISLTTNGTLLSSKAAELADSGLDRVNISLDSLREERYDAITRTRNNLSRVIDGIYTAIDAGLTPIKLNMVLLKGVNDNEIEDMIEFVRKCNERGRDRGRGDRGVGSREVVILQLIELIPSFNSAIDIYRPDFDKLEAELRAKASAVKTRRLQRRQKYIVDGVEVEVVHPMDNTEFCANCTRLRITSEGMIKPCLLRNDNLVPIERVDDEHIISRLKMAMRYREPFFRRKKYKGYEIRE
- a CDS encoding 50S ribosomal protein L1, which translates into the protein MEPEEIMEAVEKALNSKKRGFVESVDLCINLKNVDLKQPKNRLNFDITLPNSFREPKIGVFASGEIALKAREAGAEVIDPAELKRMDKKKARMLVNKYDVFAADASLMAQIGRSLGTILGPRGKMPTPIPPGVEPTQILMRLRRTVNIKSKTATFWVNIGRKGMDARAIAENAAAVIKAVESHLERGWQNIASIYMKTTMGHAVRVV
- a CDS encoding NAD(P)/FAD-dependent oxidoreductase, yielding MSGYYDVIIVGAGPAGLFAANELKGERVLVIDKGRDVEERHCVMVETGNCIRCKDCNIMCGVGGAGTFSDGTLNLRPDIGGELTELCDTDTAWQLVNEVDRIFLTHGMPNELYKGTDDDVERLERRAASVGASFIAINQRHIGSDRTKGVIKSFEDDLKAHGIEFLLNTTVTDIIVENNKCVGVKTEEGTEIRGRCVILAPGRVGASWVEEMIKKHGMDAEYAGIDVGVRVEVPAITMNPVTKINRDPKFHIRTKRYDDFARTFCTNERGFVVKEVYDDFIGVNGHSLREKKSENTNFAFLVKVELTEPVENTTRYGRSIAKLATTIGGGKPIIQRMGDLRRGRRSTWERINRNLVKNTLKDVTPGDISMALPHRITMDIIEGLEKLDEIIPGVAADSTLLYAPEIKFYAMRMKVDKNMETSVSNLFAAGDGAGLSRDIVNAAATGILAARGIQNKL
- the priS gene encoding DNA primase catalytic subunit PriS — protein: MNEQTMRFVHAKFKQYYKRTRLKLPSDLWMREWGFIFFDRYYSSKTVMRRHKAFNSGTELQSYIRDNAPAHAFHSAAIYKFPAATMGKKEWLGADLIFDLDADHVVTEAELARCSYEDLLALVKRETLKLIDFLLDDFGFHEEDLEVVFSGSRGYHIHITNDAVRQLGSRERREIIDYITATGLEMDTFLRATGDGDLKLIAEGWGKRLLDGLVEFMHELAGLEEEEAIRKIRNTTGSGSSLDRRQIKEVLRIAKDQTVMNRIESGQIPRFSRLPAIWKGIVRLVTGTVRVESADRPDEPVTSDIKRLIRLPTSLHGKSSLEVKPLRVDAIPDFEPLEDAVIFGNPDVKVKATRNSSVKLKGERYELEGGEIATLPEYAALYFLCRGAAEIEMR